Proteins co-encoded in one Tautonia rosea genomic window:
- the lysA gene encoding diaminopimelate decarboxylase, with translation MDHFHYRDHELYCEDVSARTLADRFGTPLYVYSAAALVGRLNELHTAFAELNPLVCYSVKANSNLGILKLMAEHGSGFDVVSGGELHRVTTAGGEASKSVFAGVGKTDEEIRDALRAGVLLFNVESEAELDAIDAVARTEGVKAPIALRVNPDVDPKTHRYISTGKKESKFGMDIDRALRAADRVLSMDGLAMTGLHMHIGSQITSIEPYARASAKAAELINQLRGMGHKIQWCNMGGGFGIDYRGGESKPLAAFAEVMVPVLKPTGCRLAMEPGRSIAGNAGILLSRVIFNKQSGDKRFVIQDAAMNDLIRPALYEGFHRIWPVRVPEGLPTWPEDFEANIPGTEPRDIVGPVCESGDFLAQDRPLPPVARGDLLAVFSAGAYGMVMASNYNTRPRAAEVLVSGSDVRLVRRRETFDDLIGPEMVALES, from the coding sequence ATGGACCACTTCCACTACCGCGACCACGAACTCTACTGCGAAGACGTTTCTGCCCGAACGCTAGCCGATCGCTTCGGCACCCCGCTCTATGTCTACAGTGCGGCGGCGCTCGTCGGACGGCTCAACGAACTTCACACGGCCTTCGCCGAACTAAATCCGCTCGTCTGCTACTCGGTCAAGGCGAACTCGAACCTGGGCATCCTCAAGCTGATGGCCGAGCACGGCAGCGGCTTCGATGTCGTCTCGGGAGGCGAGTTGCACCGCGTCACCACGGCCGGGGGAGAGGCGTCGAAGTCGGTTTTCGCCGGGGTCGGCAAGACCGATGAGGAGATCCGAGACGCCCTTCGTGCCGGAGTGCTCCTCTTCAACGTTGAGAGCGAGGCCGAGCTCGACGCCATCGACGCCGTCGCCCGCACCGAAGGGGTGAAGGCTCCGATTGCTTTGCGGGTCAATCCCGACGTCGATCCGAAGACCCACCGCTACATTTCGACCGGAAAAAAAGAATCGAAGTTCGGTATGGACATCGACCGCGCTCTCCGGGCGGCCGATCGCGTCCTGAGCATGGATGGCCTGGCCATGACCGGTCTTCACATGCACATCGGCTCTCAGATCACCAGTATCGAGCCCTACGCTCGTGCCTCGGCCAAGGCCGCCGAACTGATCAACCAGTTGCGTGGGATGGGCCACAAGATCCAGTGGTGCAACATGGGAGGAGGATTCGGGATCGACTATCGAGGGGGAGAGTCGAAGCCGCTCGCCGCGTTTGCCGAGGTCATGGTTCCCGTCCTCAAGCCCACCGGATGCCGACTGGCGATGGAGCCCGGCCGGTCGATCGCCGGTAACGCGGGCATTCTCCTCAGCCGGGTCATTTTCAACAAACAATCGGGAGACAAGCGGTTCGTGATCCAGGACGCGGCGATGAACGATCTGATCCGCCCTGCCCTTTATGAAGGATTCCACCGCATTTGGCCCGTCCGGGTTCCCGAAGGTTTGCCGACCTGGCCCGAGGACTTCGAGGCCAACATTCCCGGCACTGAACCCCGAGACATTGTCGGCCCGGTCTGTGAGAGCGGAGACTTTCTCGCACAGGACCGTCCCTTGCCTCCGGTCGCTCGCGGTGATCTGCTCGCTGTCTTCTCGGCTGGGGCTTACGGTATGGTCATGGCCTCAAACTACAACACTCGTCCTCGAGCCGCCGAAGTGCTTGTCAGTGGTTCTGACGTCCGGCTCGTCCGTCGCCGGGAAACCTTCGACGACCTGATCGGGCCTGAGATGGTGGCGTTGGAATCGTAA
- a CDS encoding HEAT repeat domain-containing protein: MLPNPIPRNREPGRAGALGRVLATMAVVLATGAIGPIVRPATAQPPGLDRFAKPPETPLELWSAISYLTRVGLTDQAVPLIDQFLAANPDDDTLIELRDRFGIGSILKLQDDPRTANQVVEILTRLNAAVRRNAQREDRIRRYVGLLTGSPLQQSEALTRLGESGPYAVPVLLEAIDAQPVDSPDRALLVANMGRLQRRAVPALIAGLDAPNPQLAADVASALGRIGDRRALPFLIAEASATDSDRAPLPAEAAEAVLRLTGRPLDEIPQPPARFLLDEAKRYLLGAYEFPGNQVVLWSWQDGQGTVVPRNVDSAEVETVFGLRFAEAAHAIAPDDPEADAILTTFQVREVLRQRDPAELSVPGELPEDLASELLGLGPNALADALRLALQSKKYEAAPALITALAMSGNAEMLAADPPSPIVQALSAPDRRVQLAAARAIVTLDPARPFPGSSRVVPSLARSLDSTLAQPQIVVVSGSTSTLTTLASSLRDRGFEPITASSAEEGFLRAAESAGVDAVIVDPAFLRGPRDARDLLIDLRADARTARLPVLLTLPIDPARALARAEEYQFFQSEREPNDVPARSAPVAFVGRPRRAQINGRLSPTDRPPFGQPTREWPPQEVQEAPEDPAFAPQDVPPTPEPVADISGDLYALGTLRSGDTISAIIEPAPGSTLKPTDVVLWLDRREGPKGVPVAQGIGSLSARIDVPGVYDLRVQAAERYLYGYLAMYKLDLSIYDYDFAVAPLSGTVRLSVEELAKQFDHVSLLAAPGDPAALEKALYRAWNEAGLRPSSPEERLAIVQTAAETLAQIAERPDGPFATEMASVVPALQRLMADPRFAPAAARALAVVPTLHAQRALADKAFDTSRALESQRAAADGLRQSVGRFGPLLSLDQRSRLVRAKDRADDPELRSALQGVIDLVRGSLSATSSPPEPSASTD, translated from the coding sequence ATGCTCCCGAACCCGATCCCCCGCAATCGCGAGCCGGGCCGAGCCGGTGCCCTCGGCCGGGTTCTTGCGACGATGGCAGTGGTCCTGGCGACTGGAGCCATCGGCCCGATCGTTCGCCCTGCGACAGCCCAGCCTCCAGGCCTCGATCGCTTTGCCAAGCCTCCGGAAACCCCACTTGAGCTCTGGTCCGCCATCTCCTATCTGACTCGGGTCGGTCTGACGGATCAGGCTGTCCCACTGATCGACCAGTTCCTTGCGGCCAACCCCGACGACGACACCCTGATCGAACTTCGTGACCGCTTCGGCATTGGCTCGATCCTCAAGCTCCAGGATGATCCCCGGACCGCCAACCAAGTGGTCGAGATTCTCACTCGACTCAACGCTGCCGTGCGTCGCAACGCTCAACGCGAGGATCGGATTCGACGCTATGTCGGCCTCTTGACCGGCTCACCGCTCCAGCAATCCGAGGCCCTGACCCGCCTCGGTGAATCTGGCCCCTATGCAGTGCCCGTCCTCCTCGAAGCGATTGACGCCCAGCCGGTGGATTCCCCCGATCGAGCCTTGCTCGTCGCCAATATGGGACGCCTGCAGCGCCGCGCCGTTCCGGCCTTGATCGCCGGGCTCGATGCTCCCAACCCGCAGCTTGCCGCCGATGTTGCCTCGGCCCTCGGGCGGATTGGTGATCGTCGCGCCTTACCCTTTCTGATTGCTGAGGCCTCCGCGACCGACTCCGATCGTGCTCCGCTGCCCGCCGAAGCCGCCGAGGCCGTGCTTCGGCTGACCGGCCGTCCACTCGACGAGATTCCCCAGCCTCCCGCGCGATTCCTTCTCGACGAAGCCAAACGCTACCTCCTCGGAGCGTACGAATTTCCCGGCAATCAGGTCGTTCTCTGGTCCTGGCAAGATGGGCAGGGGACCGTTGTCCCCCGCAACGTCGATTCCGCGGAAGTGGAAACTGTCTTCGGTCTCCGATTCGCCGAAGCGGCTCACGCGATCGCCCCGGACGATCCGGAAGCCGACGCCATTCTGACCACGTTTCAGGTTCGAGAGGTGCTTCGTCAGCGTGACCCGGCAGAACTCTCGGTCCCTGGCGAGTTGCCGGAAGATCTGGCCTCCGAGCTCCTCGGACTCGGCCCCAATGCGCTCGCCGACGCTCTGCGACTGGCCCTTCAGTCGAAAAAGTATGAGGCTGCCCCAGCCCTCATCACTGCGCTGGCCATGAGCGGCAACGCCGAGATGCTCGCCGCAGACCCCCCCTCTCCCATCGTCCAGGCCCTGTCTGCCCCCGACCGCAGAGTGCAACTTGCCGCGGCGCGGGCCATCGTCACCCTTGACCCCGCTCGGCCGTTCCCCGGATCGAGCCGGGTCGTGCCGAGCCTCGCCCGATCACTCGACAGCACCCTGGCCCAGCCTCAGATTGTCGTGGTCAGTGGCAGCACTTCGACGCTGACGACCCTGGCCTCCTCCCTCCGTGATCGTGGTTTCGAACCGATCACCGCATCCAGCGCCGAGGAAGGGTTTCTGCGAGCCGCCGAATCCGCGGGGGTCGATGCGGTGATCGTGGATCCCGCCTTCCTACGCGGGCCTCGTGATGCCCGCGACCTCCTGATTGATCTCAGGGCCGATGCCCGCACCGCCCGGCTTCCCGTACTCTTGACCTTACCGATCGACCCGGCCAGAGCCCTCGCTCGGGCCGAGGAATACCAGTTCTTCCAGTCCGAACGTGAGCCGAACGACGTTCCCGCGCGATCCGCTCCCGTCGCCTTTGTCGGCCGCCCCCGGCGTGCTCAAATCAACGGTCGATTGTCCCCCACCGATCGCCCCCCATTCGGCCAGCCCACGCGTGAGTGGCCGCCACAAGAAGTCCAGGAGGCCCCCGAGGATCCCGCATTCGCTCCGCAGGATGTCCCACCGACACCAGAGCCCGTCGCAGATATCTCCGGCGATCTCTACGCCCTCGGCACGCTCCGATCAGGCGATACGATCTCCGCAATCATCGAGCCGGCTCCTGGAAGTACCCTCAAGCCCACCGATGTGGTCCTCTGGCTTGATCGCCGTGAGGGTCCGAAGGGCGTGCCGGTTGCTCAGGGAATCGGATCGCTTTCCGCTCGCATCGACGTTCCAGGCGTTTATGACCTTCGTGTCCAGGCGGCCGAACGATACCTCTACGGGTATCTGGCCATGTACAAGCTCGATCTCAGCATTTATGACTACGATTTTGCCGTGGCTCCGCTTAGCGGCACGGTTCGTCTGAGTGTCGAGGAACTGGCCAAACAGTTCGACCATGTGTCGTTGCTCGCGGCTCCGGGCGACCCGGCCGCCCTGGAAAAGGCCCTGTACCGCGCCTGGAACGAGGCCGGTCTTCGTCCCAGTTCACCCGAGGAACGCCTGGCGATTGTGCAAACGGCCGCCGAGACCCTGGCTCAGATCGCTGAACGTCCCGATGGTCCCTTCGCCACCGAGATGGCTAGCGTCGTCCCGGCCTTGCAACGTTTGATGGCCGATCCGAGGTTCGCTCCTGCCGCCGCTCGGGCCCTTGCAGTCGTGCCGACCCTGCACGCCCAACGAGCCCTGGCAGACAAGGCCTTTGACACGTCGCGTGCCCTGGAATCGCAGCGAGCCGCTGCGGATGGACTCCGGCAAAGCGTCGGGAGGTTTGGCCCCTTGCTCTCGCTCGATCAACGGAGCCGTCTGGTTCGGGCCAAAGACCGCGCTGACGACCCCGAATTGAGATCCGCGTTGCAGGGAGTCATCGATCTCGTTCGAGGATCGCTCAGCGCCACGTCAAGCCCACCCGAGCCATCCGCCAGCACCGATTGA
- a CDS encoding sigma-54 interaction domain-containing protein, which yields MPSPLSDRPGFGSRSGNPVDASSGLPGVISGSSIMLEVARVTRQVARSRACVLIVGETGAGKELIARAIHDLSPRASGPYIRVNCGALTESLLESELFGHVKGSFTGAVENRTGRFEAAHTGTIFLDEINSTSPKLQVKLLRVLQEGEFERVGDVSTKKVDVRVVAATNRELREEIDAGRFREDLYYRLNVVPIDLPPLRDRREDIPPLVTFFLARYSDQNQREMRQVDAEAMKLLVRYDWPGNVRELQNYVERAVVLGEGPELKPEHLPPQLRGEAPPRPIRGRSPDLDTLISDLVRRGLLAAGPNADELIHRIVAPVERELIQQVLTSCDRVQIKAAARLGINRNTLHKKLTEYGLDTPTSNGEPSSPAPVDRDEL from the coding sequence ATGCCCTCACCTCTGAGTGACCGACCCGGCTTCGGCTCCCGATCGGGAAACCCTGTCGACGCGTCTTCGGGGCTTCCCGGGGTCATCAGCGGCAGCTCGATCATGCTCGAAGTTGCCAGGGTCACTCGCCAGGTTGCCCGCTCTCGGGCATGCGTCCTCATCGTCGGAGAAACCGGTGCGGGCAAGGAATTGATCGCTCGGGCAATCCACGACCTTAGCCCCCGAGCTTCCGGACCATACATCCGGGTCAATTGCGGTGCACTGACGGAGAGCCTGCTCGAATCCGAACTGTTCGGGCATGTCAAAGGGTCGTTCACCGGGGCGGTCGAGAACCGAACCGGCCGATTCGAGGCGGCTCATACCGGCACAATCTTTCTCGACGAAATCAACAGTACGTCACCCAAGCTTCAGGTGAAGCTGCTCCGCGTCCTTCAGGAAGGAGAGTTCGAACGCGTCGGCGACGTGAGTACCAAGAAGGTCGATGTCCGTGTCGTGGCCGCGACGAACCGTGAACTCCGCGAAGAAATCGACGCCGGGCGCTTTCGGGAAGACCTTTACTATCGCCTCAATGTCGTCCCGATCGATCTACCTCCGCTCCGAGACCGTCGCGAAGACATCCCGCCACTCGTGACCTTTTTCCTCGCACGCTACAGTGACCAGAACCAACGAGAGATGCGTCAGGTCGATGCGGAGGCGATGAAGCTCCTCGTTCGATACGACTGGCCCGGCAATGTCCGGGAGCTTCAAAACTACGTCGAACGTGCTGTTGTGCTGGGCGAAGGGCCGGAACTCAAGCCTGAGCACCTCCCTCCCCAACTCCGCGGCGAGGCCCCTCCCCGACCCATTCGGGGAAGGTCTCCCGATCTCGACACCTTGATCTCCGACCTCGTCCGTCGAGGCCTTCTGGCTGCTGGACCAAATGCCGATGAGTTGATTCATCGGATCGTTGCTCCCGTCGAGCGTGAGCTGATTCAGCAAGTGCTCACATCCTGCGATCGCGTGCAGATCAAGGCCGCCGCTCGTCTCGGGATCAATCGTAACACCCTGCACAAGAAACTGACTGAGTACGGGCTGGACACCCCCACCTCCAACGGTGAGCCATCCTCCCCTGCTCCGGTCGACCGGGACGAGCTATAA
- a CDS encoding carboxymuconolactone decarboxylase family protein, translating into MNYLRYLQYMTIVLLPGVLGSSPASAQEGEADQPNPIPENRAELKRALEWSKEARPRLPLPQLTPEEQERAGAGAWSVVNNGRMRKWYLPAGFASGGFPKRDEPGMSLGYPFQTKLFWIVSRANNCTYCLGHQESKLMAVGVTDSEIALLDGDWSEASPADRAAYTMAKTMTLNPLELGETSLESLRSWYSDSQISEIIYVVSSFNAMNRWTGALNIPQEEYRDYLSSLDPTFDSVMTRVAPIGPTRAPGGTRVAAPQARPRLESWEVVMAKLAACRERPLLLELPAPEEAAKRLGDRVAGTDEPLPHWVRLLAQFPGVGVERVAILKAAEQEGSLDPMLRAQVAWVSARHDRAWYAIGHALNRLRALGASDEQIQALDGDRSDFTESERRVLAFAERLTVDPALVTDADVAKVRSFLSDHEVAELIAVVAESVFFNRLTEAAALPLE; encoded by the coding sequence ATGAATTATCTCAGATATTTACAATATATGACAATTGTCCTCCTGCCCGGCGTTCTCGGTTCCTCACCGGCCTCTGCGCAGGAGGGGGAGGCGGATCAACCGAATCCGATTCCCGAGAACCGAGCCGAGTTGAAGCGGGCGCTGGAGTGGTCGAAGGAGGCTCGCCCCCGATTGCCACTGCCGCAGTTGACTCCCGAGGAACAGGAGCGCGCGGGAGCGGGAGCATGGTCAGTCGTGAACAATGGGCGCATGAGGAAGTGGTACCTTCCCGCCGGCTTTGCGTCGGGGGGATTCCCAAAACGGGACGAACCGGGAATGTCACTCGGATACCCGTTTCAGACCAAACTGTTCTGGATCGTCTCGCGGGCCAACAATTGTACGTATTGCCTGGGCCATCAAGAGAGCAAACTGATGGCCGTGGGAGTGACGGACTCAGAAATCGCCCTGCTTGATGGCGACTGGTCCGAGGCAAGCCCCGCAGATCGGGCTGCGTACACAATGGCCAAGACGATGACGCTCAATCCGCTTGAGCTTGGCGAAACATCCCTCGAATCACTCCGATCATGGTATTCCGACTCTCAGATTTCAGAGATTATCTATGTTGTTTCCAGCTTTAATGCCATGAATCGCTGGACAGGAGCATTGAACATCCCTCAGGAAGAATATCGGGATTATTTGTCCTCACTCGACCCAACCTTCGACTCGGTCATGACCCGAGTAGCGCCGATCGGTCCGACACGAGCGCCGGGAGGAACTCGTGTTGCCGCCCCCCAAGCGCGTCCCCGCCTGGAGTCGTGGGAGGTCGTCATGGCAAAACTGGCAGCGTGTCGCGAACGTCCTCTTCTTCTTGAGCTTCCTGCACCGGAGGAGGCAGCGAAGCGGCTGGGTGATCGCGTTGCCGGGACCGACGAACCGCTCCCCCACTGGGTGCGATTGTTGGCTCAGTTTCCAGGAGTCGGGGTCGAACGCGTCGCGATCCTCAAGGCAGCCGAGCAGGAAGGGTCGCTCGATCCGATGCTCCGGGCACAGGTTGCCTGGGTTTCGGCTCGGCACGATCGAGCCTGGTATGCGATCGGTCATGCCCTGAACCGACTCCGAGCGTTGGGAGCCTCGGACGAGCAGATCCAGGCTCTGGACGGGGATCGGTCGGACTTCACGGAGTCGGAACGGCGTGTTCTGGCATTTGCCGAGCGGCTCACCGTGGACCCGGCGCTGGTGACGGATGCCGATGTGGCAAAGGTCCGATCCTTCTTGTCGGATCACGAAGTGGCAGAGCTCATTGCCGTGGTTGCCGAGTCGGTCTTTTTCAATCGATTGACCGAAGCCGCCGCGCTGCCTCTGGAATGA
- a CDS encoding DUF1559 domain-containing protein, which translates to MNLRRRAFTLIELLVVIAIIGVLIALLLPAVQSAREAARRAQCLNNLKQLGIALHTYHDANGTFPLGRTIPFDTSFSSIARILPYVEQATVASALNFDLSWSGLDNRTVTTTNLELLLCPSDTAELPMGWGGTNYRVNEGTSVVMWHGASDPSGVNAGLPAPNGLFFASVGIKAANIRDGLSQTAAFSEHVLGDFDNTRATREGDTFWPQTYPANADEAVQLCRNMDWRDLQFQRVSDVGAPWTYGYHSTTSYWHSGPPNSVSCMFPPSRIMTIANSRHPGGVNVGMADGSVRFIKETVALETWRALGTRNGGEVISADAF; encoded by the coding sequence ATGAACTTGCGCCGACGCGCGTTTACCTTGATTGAGTTGTTGGTCGTCATTGCAATTATCGGCGTGCTGATTGCCTTACTCTTGCCTGCGGTCCAGAGTGCTCGCGAGGCGGCAAGGCGTGCACAGTGTTTGAACAACCTGAAGCAACTCGGAATTGCGCTCCATACGTACCACGACGCGAATGGGACCTTTCCGCTGGGACGAACCATCCCGTTCGACACCTCATTTTCGTCGATTGCCCGCATTTTGCCGTATGTGGAGCAGGCAACGGTCGCCAGTGCGTTGAACTTTGACCTGTCCTGGTCTGGCCTGGACAACCGGACGGTCACGACGACGAATCTTGAACTCTTACTCTGTCCTTCGGATACGGCCGAGCTGCCAATGGGGTGGGGGGGAACGAATTATCGGGTGAATGAAGGGACGAGTGTCGTCATGTGGCATGGTGCCAGTGACCCGAGCGGAGTGAACGCCGGATTACCTGCCCCCAATGGGCTGTTCTTTGCCTCGGTAGGGATCAAGGCAGCCAACATTCGCGACGGCCTGAGCCAGACCGCAGCCTTCAGCGAGCACGTACTGGGGGATTTTGATAACACCCGAGCGACTCGGGAGGGCGACACGTTCTGGCCGCAGACCTATCCGGCCAATGCCGATGAGGCCGTGCAGCTGTGTCGGAACATGGATTGGCGCGATCTCCAGTTTCAGCGGGTCAGCGACGTGGGAGCTCCCTGGACGTACGGTTATCACTCAACGACGAGTTACTGGCACTCTGGCCCTCCAAACTCGGTGTCGTGCATGTTCCCACCCTCGCGGATCATGACCATTGCCAATAGCCGCCATCCGGGCGGGGTCAATGTCGGGATGGCGGACGGGTCGGTCCGGTTCATCAAGGAGACGGTCGCACTCGAAACCTGGAGAGCGTTGGGGACGCGGAATGGTGGCGAGGTCATCTCGGCCGACGCGTTCTGA
- a CDS encoding DUF4190 domain-containing protein has product MSASWSSTEHAYDPEFEEVPEKLVPHELPTERLAIVSLVAGIAGFFLPVVGPVTAVVSGHVARGEIRKSNGRLGGDALARTGLILGYVWIGLTVLTMLVVLGFTMVLVRGSAEREMAVTEHTFAPAHALESVDRPNVLIQRLNDGQMIIEHGDASISHDSFPKGSIRLHHPGLRRSIEGLPNPPELPELN; this is encoded by the coding sequence ATGTCTGCCTCCTGGTCCTCAACCGAGCACGCATACGACCCGGAGTTCGAAGAGGTGCCGGAGAAGCTGGTGCCCCACGAGTTGCCGACCGAACGGTTGGCGATCGTGAGCCTGGTGGCGGGGATCGCTGGGTTTTTCCTTCCCGTCGTGGGCCCCGTCACAGCGGTGGTCTCGGGTCACGTGGCGCGGGGAGAAATCCGGAAATCGAACGGAAGGCTCGGTGGAGACGCCCTGGCACGAACCGGGCTGATCCTGGGATATGTCTGGATCGGGCTCACCGTGTTGACGATGCTGGTGGTGCTCGGCTTTACGATGGTTTTGGTGAGAGGAAGTGCAGAGCGTGAGATGGCCGTTACGGAGCATACGTTCGCACCGGCCCACGCCCTCGAGTCTGTCGACCGACCGAACGTCCTGATTCAGCGGCTGAATGATGGCCAGATGATCATTGAGCACGGCGACGCATCGATCAGCCATGATTCTTTCCCGAAGGGGTCCATCCGGCTGCATCACCCTGGATTGCGCCGTTCCATCGAAGGTTTGCCGAATCCTCCGGAGTTGCCTGAATTGAATTGA
- the guaA gene encoding glutamine-hydrolyzing GMP synthase: protein MQPADPSRRPVLVLDFGSQYVQLIARRVRERRAFAIIVRHDITADRVKELDPMAIILSGGPSSVYELNAPKCDPGLFELDVPILGICYGMQLACQALGSKVDSVPSREYGPAALTQVNDASPLLAEVTTGTTVWMSHGDQVHTLSPDFEGLAATATCPMAAVRHRSKEVYGLQFHPEVSHTTLGAHILGNFLDRIAGSAGDWTMEAYLDQAVSAIRRQVGPDERVVCGVSGGVDSSVTAALLARALGERVVCIFVDNGLLRAGERAAVVDMFGKHSKAELRVIDASERFLKVLDGLTDPQEKRVKIGHTFIDVFRDEAKSIPNARFLAQGTLYPDVIESGGSADAPAATIKHHHNVGGLPAELGFELIEPLRDLFKDEVRRLGIELGLPESQVWRHPFPGPGLAVRCLGAITRERLEVLRRADTIFLEELRAGGLERATGQAFAVLLPVQSVGVMGDGRTYENVVALRCVDTDDFMTADWTRLPPELLARASSRIINEVKGVNRVAYDITSKPPGTIEWE from the coding sequence ATGCAGCCCGCCGATCCGTCCCGGCGTCCGGTTCTCGTGCTCGATTTCGGTTCGCAGTACGTTCAGTTGATTGCCCGGCGTGTCCGGGAGCGGAGAGCGTTTGCGATCATCGTCCGGCACGACATCACGGCCGATCGGGTCAAAGAACTGGACCCGATGGCCATCATCCTCTCCGGAGGCCCGTCAAGCGTTTATGAGCTGAACGCGCCGAAATGCGACCCGGGACTGTTCGAGCTGGACGTGCCGATTCTGGGCATCTGCTACGGGATGCAACTGGCCTGTCAGGCGCTCGGGAGCAAGGTCGACTCGGTCCCGTCTCGCGAGTACGGGCCGGCCGCCCTGACGCAGGTCAACGACGCTTCGCCGCTCCTGGCCGAGGTGACGACGGGGACGACGGTCTGGATGAGCCACGGCGATCAGGTGCACACGCTCAGCCCCGACTTTGAGGGGCTCGCAGCGACCGCAACATGCCCGATGGCGGCGGTCCGCCACCGATCGAAGGAGGTCTACGGACTCCAGTTTCACCCGGAGGTGAGTCACACGACGCTCGGGGCTCATATCCTGGGGAACTTCCTCGACCGGATCGCGGGAAGTGCGGGCGACTGGACGATGGAGGCGTATCTCGACCAGGCGGTGTCGGCGATTCGGCGGCAGGTCGGGCCGGACGAGCGGGTCGTCTGCGGGGTATCGGGCGGGGTCGATTCCTCGGTGACGGCGGCCTTGCTGGCGAGGGCGCTGGGAGAACGAGTCGTCTGCATCTTTGTGGATAATGGCTTGCTCAGAGCGGGGGAGCGGGCCGCGGTCGTGGACATGTTCGGCAAGCATTCGAAGGCCGAACTCCGGGTGATCGACGCCTCGGAGCGGTTTTTGAAGGTGCTCGACGGCCTGACCGATCCGCAAGAGAAGCGGGTGAAGATCGGCCACACGTTCATCGACGTGTTTCGGGATGAGGCGAAGTCAATTCCGAACGCCCGGTTCCTGGCGCAGGGGACCTTGTATCCTGACGTCATTGAAAGTGGAGGCTCGGCCGATGCCCCCGCGGCGACGATCAAGCATCATCACAACGTGGGCGGCTTGCCGGCGGAACTCGGCTTCGAGCTGATCGAGCCCCTGCGCGACCTGTTCAAGGACGAGGTGAGACGGCTCGGGATCGAGCTGGGATTGCCTGAGAGCCAGGTCTGGCGTCACCCGTTCCCCGGTCCCGGTCTGGCCGTTCGATGTCTGGGAGCAATTACAAGAGAGCGGCTGGAAGTGCTTCGGCGGGCCGATACGATCTTCCTGGAAGAGCTGCGTGCCGGAGGCCTGGAACGCGCAACGGGACAGGCCTTCGCGGTGTTGTTGCCGGTGCAGTCGGTCGGGGTGATGGGAGACGGGCGAACGTACGAAAACGTCGTCGCCCTGCGATGCGTGGACACCGATGACTTCATGACCGCCGACTGGACAAGGTTGCCCCCCGAGCTGCTGGCTCGGGCGTCGAGCCGGATCATCAACGAGGTGAAGGGCGTGAACCGGGTGGCCTACGACATTACGAGCAAACCACCAGGGACGATTGAGTGGGAGTGA